A genomic region of Parambassis ranga chromosome 7, fParRan2.1, whole genome shotgun sequence contains the following coding sequences:
- the rpl10 gene encoding large ribosomal subunit protein uL16: protein MGRRPARCYRYCKNKPYPKSRFCRGVPDPKIRIFDLGRKKAKVDEFPLCGHMVSDEYEQLSSEALEAARICANKYMVKTCGKDGFHIRMRLHPFHVIRINKMLSCAGADRLQTGMRGAFGKPQGTVARVHIGQVIMSVRTKAQNKEHVVEALRRAKFKFPGRQKIHISKKYGFTKFNACDFDDMMAEKRLIPDGCGVKYIPSRGPLSRWKALHAN from the exons ATGGGCCGCCGACCAGCCCGCTG CTACCGCTACTGCAAAAACAAGCCGTACCCCAAATCCCGCTTCTGCAGGGGTGTGCCTG aCCCTAAGATCAGAATCTTTGACTTGGGCAGGAAGAAGGCCAAGGTAGATGAGTTCCCTCTGTGCGGCCACATGGTCTCTGATGAGTACGAGcagctgtcttcagaag CTCTGGAGGCTGCCCGTATCTGTGCTAACAAGTACATGGTGAAGACCTGCGGTAAGGACGGCTTCCACATCCGCATGCGTCTGCATCCTTTCCATGTTATCCGCATCAACAAAATGTTATCCTGTGCTGGAGCTGATAG GCTCCAGACTGGAATGCGTGGTGCTTTTGGTAAACCCCAGGGCACTGTGGCCCGCGTGCACATCGGCCAGGTGATCATGTCCGTGCGTACCAAGGCCCAGAACAAGGAGCATGTGGTTGAGGCCCTGCGCAGAGCCAAGTTCAAGTTCCCTGGTCGCCAGAAG ATCCATATTTCTAAGAAGTATGGTTTCACCAAGTTCAACGCCTGCGACTTTGACGACATGATGGCTGAGAAGCGTCTGATTCCTGACGGCTGCGGGGTGAAGTACATCCCCAGCAGAGGCCCTCTGTCCCGCTGGAAGGCCCTGCATGCCAACTAA